From one Flavobacterium kingsejongi genomic stretch:
- a CDS encoding sigma 54-interacting transcriptional regulator produces the protein MDTTTIQTLGALKKAGYQSQSIKDELRTNLRTKIKNGETVFAGVWGFEHTVIPELERAILSRHNINLLGLRGQAKTRLARLMVELLDEWIPVVAGSEINDDPLRPVSRYALDLIAEKGDETPVAWLHRSERFYEKLATPDVTVADLIGDIDPIKAANLKLSYADDRVIHFGMIPRANRCIFVINELPDLQARIQVALFNILQEGDIQIRGFKVRMPLDLQFIFTANPEDYTNRGSIVTPLKDRIGSQILTHYPETVKIARTITEQEANLDGRQSDSIHVPSLAKDLLEQISFEARESEFIDYKSGVSARMSITAFENLLSTAERRALRSGAEKTTVRLSDFMGIIPAITGKVELVYEGEQEGAAMVAEHLIGNAIQTFFPDFFPKIEKLERQNDKSPYQEVIDWFFTESGFELLDDATDEEYKKQLDAIIPLKQLLLKYQPDTPKEDQYFMREFILWGLAQYKKLSKDRFTEGYQFKDIYGSYISKL, from the coding sequence ATGGATACAACAACGATACAAACATTAGGAGCCTTGAAAAAGGCAGGCTATCAAAGCCAGAGTATAAAGGATGAACTTCGTACGAACTTAAGGACTAAAATAAAAAATGGCGAAACTGTTTTTGCCGGAGTATGGGGATTTGAGCATACCGTAATCCCGGAATTGGAACGCGCGATTTTATCCCGCCATAACATCAATTTACTGGGATTGCGCGGACAGGCCAAAACGAGGCTCGCACGGCTGATGGTGGAATTGCTGGATGAATGGATACCGGTAGTGGCAGGTTCGGAAATCAATGATGATCCGTTGCGCCCTGTGTCACGTTACGCATTGGACCTGATTGCAGAAAAGGGTGATGAGACGCCTGTTGCATGGCTCCACCGATCGGAACGTTTTTATGAGAAATTAGCGACTCCGGATGTGACGGTAGCCGATTTGATTGGGGATATTGACCCGATCAAAGCTGCCAATTTAAAATTATCCTATGCCGATGACCGCGTGATCCATTTTGGGATGATTCCACGTGCCAACCGTTGTATATTCGTGATCAACGAGCTTCCCGATTTACAGGCGAGGATCCAGGTCGCACTATTTAATATCCTGCAGGAAGGGGATATCCAGATTCGTGGATTCAAAGTAAGGATGCCTTTAGACCTGCAGTTTATATTTACAGCCAATCCCGAAGATTATACGAATCGCGGTAGTATTGTCACACCTCTGAAAGACCGTATCGGATCACAAATCCTGACGCATTATCCGGAGACTGTAAAAATAGCCAGGACCATCACCGAACAGGAAGCCAACCTGGATGGCCGCCAGAGTGATAGCATCCATGTGCCGTCTTTAGCAAAAGATTTATTGGAGCAAATTAGTTTTGAAGCCCGCGAGAGTGAATTTATCGACTACAAAAGTGGGGTGAGCGCCCGTATGAGTATCACCGCATTTGAAAATTTATTGAGTACCGCAGAACGTCGTGCCTTGCGTTCGGGAGCTGAAAAAACGACCGTGCGCCTGTCAGACTTTATGGGGATTATCCCTGCGATCACCGGTAAGGTAGAGTTGGTGTATGAAGGAGAACAGGAGGGAGCTGCGATGGTTGCAGAGCATCTAATTGGAAATGCCATACAGACCTTTTTCCCTGATTTTTTCCCAAAAATAGAAAAACTCGAACGGCAGAATGACAAAAGCCCGTATCAGGAGGTTATTGACTGGTTCTTTACCGAAAGCGGCTTTGAATTATTGGATGATGCTACCGATGAAGAATATAAAAAACAGCTGGATGCCATTATTCCATTGAAGCAATTGCTTTTAAAATACCAACCTGATACTCCGAAAGAAGATCAGTATTTTATGCGGGAATTCATTTTATGGGGATTGGCACAGTATAAAAAATTAAGCAAAGACCGATTCACAGAAGGCTATCAGTTTAAAGATATTTACGGAAGTTATATCAGTAAATTATAA
- a CDS encoding Ku protein → MKAIWKGGISFGLVNIPVRLYSGATTHRIDFDMIRKKDQCAIQYVRVCKKDGKEVSWDDIAKGYRKENGDYIILDKADFAKAAPEKTQTIDIFEFVKEEEIPSKYLEKPYIVEPAKEAQKTYTLLREALKKTEKVGLAKFVIRTTEHLGILKVEDDVILLIQMRFDEDLRDPHEAKIPGKSTVSKKELDMAISIVDQLTEKFEPEKYKDTYKKELLDMIQKKSKVKTEKKEAKPVKSKKENAASDDLLEQLKASIEALKN, encoded by the coding sequence ATGAAAGCAATATGGAAAGGCGGGATCAGTTTTGGACTGGTCAATATCCCGGTACGGCTCTATAGCGGAGCCACCACCCATCGCATTGATTTTGACATGATCCGGAAGAAGGATCAATGTGCGATACAATATGTGCGGGTGTGTAAAAAAGACGGTAAGGAAGTTTCCTGGGATGATATTGCCAAAGGCTATAGAAAAGAGAACGGCGATTATATTATCCTCGATAAAGCTGATTTTGCTAAGGCTGCGCCTGAAAAGACCCAGACGATTGATATTTTCGAATTTGTCAAAGAAGAGGAAATCCCTTCCAAATATCTGGAGAAACCGTATATCGTTGAACCGGCAAAGGAAGCCCAAAAGACCTATACCCTGCTCCGTGAGGCCCTGAAAAAAACGGAAAAAGTAGGGCTGGCTAAATTTGTCATCCGTACAACTGAACATTTGGGGATTTTAAAAGTGGAAGATGATGTCATCCTGCTGATCCAAATGCGTTTTGACGAAGACCTGAGGGATCCCCATGAAGCTAAAATCCCGGGCAAGAGTACCGTTTCAAAAAAAGAACTCGACATGGCCATCAGTATTGTAGACCAGCTGACCGAAAAATTTGAACCGGAAAAATATAAGGACACTTATAAAAAGGAACTGCTGGATATGATCCAGAAGAAATCCAAAGTCAAAACCGAAAAAAAGGAGGCAAAACCCGTAAAGTCAAAAAAAGAAAACGCTGCTTCAGATGATTTGCTGGAACAATTGAAAGCCAGTATTGAGGCGCTAAAAAATTAG
- the ligD gene encoding DNA ligase D — protein MKLERYNQKRDFTKTKEPKGVPKKSKNTLQFVVQKHAASHLHYDFRLEIDGVLVSWAVPKGPSADPADKRLAVMTEDHPMAYLHFEGSIPAGEYGGGTVMVWDTGEYRPEGSEKPADDARMMMEQLKSGSIKVVLEGGKLKGAWHLVQMKSGKNWLLMKAKDEFSGDHVTFDENSILSQRDFPEIEKEGVAWGEKKSNIQKPKTDSVAATNTAEFTADSLSGAVKLTRFPMDWRPQLATLTDSVFDSEDWIFETKYDGYRALAQIQNNKADLISKNGNSFLSKYSTIAKALEQIHDDVILDGEIVVEDTKGTSHFQWLQHYEDTPEKGLLKFYIFDILYFNGYDLRGLELLQRKKILKAILPPLENCVYSTHVTTTGTALFQTIQKEGGEGIIAKKKSSTYHTDTRTKDWLKVKTTKEQEMVIGGYTDPQGQRSGLGALLCGYYKDNAFVYSGKVGTGFSDNYLTALQKQLKKLEQPSCPFSTPPKIQNVHWVSPKLVAQIKFSEWTESGNMRHPVFIALRSDKDPKTVVRETVQSKIKKTPKTKMEKKAKPSEVQSDKVTFTNPDKVFWPDEKITKGAVISYYEQIAPYLLPFLKDRPQSLRRNPDGISKPGFFQKNVAGLVPDWIKTRKLKSKSTDETIEYLLCQDKDTLLFLANWGCIELNPWSSRVGSINNPDYIIFDLDPNEADMEKLVATALKVKELLDRLKVTAYLKTSGGKGLHIFIPVLPKYTYDQSRQFSHLISQMVHRELPDSTSLERSPDKRKGKIYLDFLQNGKGKTMASVYSLRPRAGAPVSTPLEWEELHPKMDLKSYNIHTIIDRIATKGDLWKDFFEHKMDLKTILASL, from the coding sequence ATGAAATTAGAACGATACAATCAAAAGCGTGATTTTACAAAAACGAAAGAGCCTAAAGGTGTTCCGAAGAAATCCAAAAACACCTTACAGTTTGTCGTTCAGAAACATGCCGCCTCCCATCTTCATTATGACTTCAGGCTGGAAATTGATGGGGTACTCGTCAGTTGGGCAGTACCTAAAGGCCCTTCTGCGGATCCTGCCGACAAAAGGCTGGCTGTAATGACGGAAGACCATCCTATGGCATACCTCCATTTTGAAGGAAGTATACCTGCCGGAGAATATGGTGGTGGAACTGTAATGGTTTGGGATACGGGCGAATACCGCCCCGAAGGTTCCGAAAAGCCAGCAGATGACGCCAGAATGATGATGGAACAACTCAAATCAGGATCAATAAAAGTGGTATTGGAAGGCGGGAAACTCAAAGGTGCCTGGCATTTGGTACAAATGAAATCCGGGAAAAACTGGCTTTTGATGAAAGCTAAAGATGAGTTCTCGGGTGATCACGTTACATTTGATGAAAATTCCATCCTCAGTCAAAGGGATTTTCCTGAAATTGAAAAAGAAGGTGTTGCCTGGGGTGAAAAAAAAAGTAACATCCAGAAACCAAAAACTGATTCAGTTGCAGCTACAAATACAGCTGAATTCACAGCCGACAGCCTTTCGGGAGCTGTAAAACTTACCCGCTTTCCGATGGACTGGCGACCACAATTAGCAACACTCACCGATAGTGTTTTTGATAGTGAAGACTGGATTTTTGAAACGAAATATGACGGATACCGTGCGCTGGCACAAATCCAAAACAATAAAGCAGACCTGATTTCCAAAAATGGCAATTCTTTTCTTTCCAAATACAGCACTATAGCCAAAGCCTTGGAGCAAATTCACGATGATGTCATCCTTGATGGCGAGATTGTAGTAGAAGATACCAAAGGGACTAGCCATTTCCAATGGTTACAGCATTATGAAGACACTCCTGAAAAAGGGCTGTTGAAGTTTTACATCTTTGATATCCTCTATTTTAATGGATATGACCTGAGAGGGCTGGAATTACTGCAGCGTAAAAAAATACTAAAAGCCATTTTACCACCACTTGAAAACTGCGTGTATTCCACCCATGTAACCACTACCGGAACGGCACTTTTTCAAACCATTCAAAAAGAAGGCGGTGAAGGTATTATTGCAAAAAAGAAAAGCAGTACCTACCATACTGATACACGAACCAAAGACTGGCTAAAAGTAAAAACAACCAAGGAACAGGAAATGGTAATTGGCGGATATACCGACCCACAAGGGCAACGCTCCGGTTTGGGGGCCCTGCTTTGCGGCTATTATAAAGACAATGCTTTTGTCTATTCCGGAAAAGTAGGTACGGGATTTTCAGACAACTACCTGACTGCCTTACAAAAGCAGTTAAAAAAACTGGAACAGCCCTCCTGCCCGTTTAGTACACCGCCAAAAATCCAAAATGTACATTGGGTAAGCCCAAAACTTGTAGCCCAAATCAAATTTTCAGAATGGACTGAAAGTGGGAATATGCGGCATCCTGTTTTTATCGCCCTGCGCTCAGACAAAGATCCCAAAACAGTAGTTCGGGAAACAGTACAATCGAAGATCAAAAAAACCCCAAAAACAAAAATGGAAAAGAAAGCAAAACCATCCGAAGTGCAATCCGATAAAGTAACCTTTACGAATCCGGATAAAGTATTCTGGCCGGACGAAAAAATAACCAAAGGTGCTGTGATTTCCTATTATGAACAGATAGCACCTTACCTCCTACCCTTTTTAAAAGACCGTCCGCAGTCATTACGGAGGAATCCGGATGGAATTAGTAAGCCCGGCTTTTTCCAGAAGAATGTTGCCGGTTTGGTACCGGATTGGATCAAGACCCGAAAACTAAAATCAAAAAGTACAGATGAAACCATTGAATACCTGCTTTGCCAGGATAAAGATACCCTGCTTTTCCTGGCCAACTGGGGTTGTATCGAATTAAATCCCTGGAGCAGTCGTGTCGGGAGCATTAATAATCCCGATTATATTATATTCGATTTAGATCCTAATGAGGCTGATATGGAAAAATTAGTCGCTACAGCATTAAAGGTAAAGGAACTATTAGACCGGCTAAAAGTCACAGCCTATCTTAAAACTTCGGGCGGCAAAGGCCTGCATATCTTTATTCCGGTATTGCCTAAATACACCTATGACCAAAGCCGTCAGTTTTCGCACCTGATCAGTCAAATGGTACATCGTGAATTGCCGGATAGTACCAGCCTGGAACGAAGCCCCGATAAACGAAAAGGTAAAATCTATCTCGATTTCCTCCAAAATGGTAAAGGCAAAACAATGGCCAGTGTCTATTCTCTCCGGCCCCGTGCGGGTGCTCCTGTGAGTACACCATTGGAATGGGAAGAACTACACCCGAAAATGGACCTTAAAAGTTATAACATCCATACCATCATCGATCGTATCGCGACAAAAGGGGATTTGTGGAAAGATTTCTTTGAGCATAAAATGGATTTGAAGACTATTTTAGCCTCTTTATAA
- a CDS encoding response regulator, whose translation MNKNGEILIVDDDQDDHDVLADIFKELNYSNEIRYFFNGFDLLDYLRQPTTKPFLILSDINMPKIDGFDLRSQIFQNEELRTKCIPYLFFTTHANDQFVKDAYQCLYRVFSKSPTVITNSKIRSLKSWSIGKSVMHLKNKYLLLVTAPRLLGDGAVLFF comes from the coding sequence ATGAATAAAAATGGTGAAATTTTAATTGTTGATGATGATCAGGACGATCATGATGTTTTAGCCGATATCTTTAAGGAATTAAATTATAGCAACGAAATACGCTATTTCTTTAATGGTTTTGATCTATTAGATTATTTGAGACAACCTACGACAAAACCGTTTCTGATCCTTTCTGATATCAATATGCCAAAAATAGACGGCTTTGACCTTCGAAGCCAGATATTCCAAAATGAAGAATTACGGACCAAATGCATTCCGTACCTCTTTTTTACTACCCATGCAAACGATCAATTCGTAAAAGATGCGTACCAATGTCTGTACAGGGTTTTTTCCAAAAGCCCAACAGTTATAACGAACTCAAAAATACGATCTTTAAAATCATGGAGTATTGGAAAGAGTGTTATGCACCTTAAAAACAAATACTTACTATTAGTGACTGCTCCACGCCTATTGGGCGATGGGGCAGTTTTATTTTTTTAG
- a CDS encoding SRPBCC family protein gives MGLHHTDLKNQGNSKGQNATPEGTFSRIDPSGTSPNRYENIYSKDQDEDYRKSCKSKDKNCVIPGVEVNVSKIERLLMIAAGSFLVYKAIKGRKKNIGQGIAGGTMIARGISGYCPVYDALGQGGLMKSANINIHTAVEVSKPINEVYAFWRNLENLPLFMKHLDSVDEKNNLTSIWKAKIPGGIGTVGWKAEILMDEPEKVLSWHSLPGSTINNAGKVSFTKTGSGSTTVDVVISYHAPLGTAGEAAAKLLNPIFEKMVKKDIQNFKDYIESQPQHALIN, from the coding sequence ATGGGATTACATCACACCGACCTGAAAAATCAAGGTAATTCGAAAGGTCAAAATGCTACACCAGAAGGAACATTTTCACGAATAGACCCATCCGGAACCAGTCCGAACCGCTATGAAAACATTTATAGTAAAGATCAGGATGAAGACTATAGAAAGAGCTGTAAAAGCAAAGATAAAAACTGTGTCATCCCGGGAGTTGAAGTCAATGTAAGTAAAATAGAACGCCTCCTTATGATTGCAGCAGGATCTTTCCTGGTATACAAAGCCATCAAAGGACGTAAGAAAAATATAGGCCAGGGTATTGCAGGGGGAACAATGATTGCCCGTGGCATTAGCGGCTACTGTCCGGTATATGATGCTTTGGGACAAGGAGGGCTAATGAAAAGTGCGAATATCAATATCCACACCGCCGTAGAAGTTAGCAAACCTATCAATGAAGTATATGCTTTCTGGCGCAATTTAGAAAATTTGCCCCTATTCATGAAACACCTGGATAGTGTAGACGAAAAAAACAACCTTACTTCTATATGGAAAGCCAAAATCCCCGGAGGTATTGGTACGGTAGGATGGAAAGCGGAAATCCTGATGGATGAACCTGAAAAAGTATTGAGCTGGCACTCCCTTCCAGGATCTACAATTAATAATGCCGGAAAAGTTTCCTTTACAAAAACAGGATCCGGCAGCACCACAGTAGATGTTGTAATTTCATACCATGCGCCACTGGGAACAGCTGGTGAAGCCGCTGCTAAATTACTGAATCCGATCTTTGAAAAAATGGTCAAAAAAGACATCCAAAACTTTAAAGACTATATTGAAAGTCAACCACAGCACGCCTTAATCAATTAA
- a CDS encoding PAS domain-containing protein, with amino-acid sequence MEPTDPTPDQCNLIPHHSEKAFNDLMEIASIMCNKSTALLSFLDSNLKIFETHFDTVIFRIPIEKSFCQYTIENTEGIFIIPDAQIDVRFKDNALVTDYPFIRFYAGVPLRLQNGQVIGALCVIDNTPGTLNEEQQRILKIIAAKISTELDKREKDLKTKIRLKDLNRQLNYLTTEFYSAQQSANFGTWTWDIEKKVFEFSPNLIHLFGFENRKSSEIEIQEWMNKIHPEDLPAVKNSLRASRETTESQSVEYRIFDANGTIQWMLSENELIVSNGKPAKLKGLVINITAKKEYTAMLEEILFSISHVMRRPVANMLGLCENLPSDNIPQAQIREQINYFKKVALEMDSYIRELNDVFHKRKNKFSVDSAFKHCL; translated from the coding sequence ATGGAACCTACAGATCCTACCCCAGATCAATGCAATTTGATACCACATCATTCCGAAAAGGCCTTTAATGACCTTATGGAAATTGCTTCAATTATGTGCAATAAATCGACTGCATTGCTGTCTTTTTTAGATTCCAACCTGAAAATTTTCGAAACTCATTTTGATACGGTTATTTTTCGTATCCCTATTGAAAAAAGCTTTTGTCAATATACCATTGAAAATACCGAGGGTATCTTTATCATTCCCGATGCCCAAATCGATGTGCGCTTTAAGGATAATGCCCTGGTGACGGACTATCCCTTCATTCGCTTTTATGCCGGTGTACCGTTACGCCTTCAAAATGGGCAGGTGATTGGCGCTTTATGTGTGATTGATAATACACCCGGAACCTTAAATGAGGAGCAACAACGCATCCTGAAAATAATAGCCGCTAAAATCAGTACAGAACTGGACAAACGTGAGAAAGACCTGAAAACGAAAATACGGCTAAAGGATCTCAACCGCCAGTTGAACTACCTTACTACTGAGTTCTATAGTGCACAGCAAAGTGCCAATTTTGGAACATGGACCTGGGATATCGAAAAGAAAGTCTTTGAGTTTTCTCCCAACCTGATCCATCTTTTTGGTTTTGAAAACCGAAAGTCATCGGAAATTGAAATCCAGGAGTGGATGAACAAAATCCATCCGGAAGACCTCCCGGCTGTAAAAAACAGCCTGAGAGCCTCGAGGGAAACTACAGAGAGCCAGTCAGTCGAATACCGTATTTTTGATGCCAACGGCACAATACAATGGATGCTTTCTGAAAACGAGCTAATAGTATCCAATGGAAAACCCGCCAAGCTGAAAGGGCTGGTAATCAACATAACGGCCAAAAAGGAATACACTGCCATGCTGGAAGAAATTTTGTTTTCCATTTCCCATGTGATGCGCAGGCCTGTAGCCAATATGCTCGGACTTTGTGAAAACCTGCCTTCCGATAATATTCCCCAGGCACAAATCCGGGAACAAATTAACTATTTTAAGAAAGTGGCTTTAGAAATGGATTCCTATATACGGGAACTCAACGACGTTTTCCATAAAAGGAAAAACAAGTTCTCCGTTGATTCCGCATTCAAGCACTGTCTGTAA
- a CDS encoding YihY/virulence factor BrkB family protein yields the protein MKKDNTYKKSFKNTFHILKQSFTGFMDDKGLKLSASLSYYTVFSLAPLLLLMISLAGLFFGKEAIQGHVFAEINGLIGNAAAAQIQEMIKSVELSGKTTTAVIIGAVTLVIGATTVFGEIQDSINMIWKVKAKPKRGWLKLIKDRLLSSSLIVGLGFLLIVSLMVNGALLALSDLIKSYFPDITVLLFNILNIAISFVVITLLFGVIFKILPDAKIAWKDVRMGAFFTACLFMLGRYLIGIYIETTSTGSAYGAAGSLIIILVWVYYTAAILYFGAEFTRVYADFIGARIEPADYAVYVEEHEKEIDTAVLPKKTTSESDTRP from the coding sequence ATGAAAAAAGACAACACCTATAAAAAATCATTTAAAAATACATTCCATATCCTGAAACAATCTTTCACAGGGTTCATGGACGATAAAGGGCTAAAATTAAGCGCTTCTTTATCCTATTATACGGTATTTTCGCTGGCACCATTGCTATTACTGATGATTTCCCTGGCGGGGCTTTTCTTTGGTAAAGAAGCCATACAGGGCCATGTTTTTGCAGAAATCAATGGCCTGATTGGAAATGCTGCTGCTGCCCAGATACAGGAAATGATCAAAAGTGTAGAGCTATCCGGCAAGACCACAACCGCAGTCATCATTGGTGCCGTAACCCTGGTTATTGGTGCAACGACCGTTTTTGGGGAAATCCAGGATTCCATTAACATGATCTGGAAAGTAAAAGCCAAACCTAAAAGAGGCTGGCTGAAACTCATCAAAGACAGGCTGCTTTCCTCCTCCCTGATTGTAGGGCTGGGATTCCTGCTTATTGTTTCCCTTATGGTAAATGGGGCCTTGCTCGCTTTGAGTGATCTTATCAAAAGCTACTTTCCCGATATTACCGTACTACTTTTTAATATCCTCAATATTGCAATCAGCTTTGTCGTGATTACGCTTTTGTTTGGTGTTATTTTTAAAATACTGCCCGATGCTAAAATAGCCTGGAAAGATGTCCGTATGGGTGCTTTTTTCACAGCCTGCCTTTTTATGCTGGGCCGTTACCTGATTGGCATCTACATAGAAACCACCAGTACCGGATCTGCTTATGGTGCCGCAGGATCACTGATTATTATTTTGGTCTGGGTATATTATACTGCTGCAATCCTTTATTTTGGTGCCGAATTTACACGGGTATATGCTGACTTTATCGGAGCCCGTATTGAGCCTGCAGATTATGCCGTCTATGTGGAAGAGCATGAAAAAGAAATTGATACGGCGGTATTGCCTAAAAAAACAACTTCTGAAAGCGATACTCGTCCTTAA
- a CDS encoding AsmA family protein: MTEKLPSKRWLPKTNFPRWLRITLRIFGAFVVLLLLSYIGIAWYVNAHKKELLGKITEKLNENIDGELTIGSMDPSFLKGLPRISLNLKDVVIKDAQWNVHQHTLLDAKNFDVSVNTLALLRGAVEIRIIEISNAKIYLYTDANGYSNTSIFKSKSNDTKKESSDGATEIKRFYLDNVSLVIDNKKGNKLFQFDVDKIDGRMDYSFSDWEAKINLKTYARSLAFNTVHGSFIKDKLVQGTIAANYDSGTKNITVLPNNLDIGEDRFNIGGKFSLGDTADFTINIKTNILWRNASTLLSRNISQKLDLFNLEKPIDVSCDLIGNFDAEGDPSIVVTAQVKENVLTIPDATIKECSFTGIFTNEYVAGKGFSDANSAVKLLNFAGSYEEIPFTMQKAFIVDFDHPMAIGDFKSKFDLKKLNNIIGDDLLQFYNGKASVEVTYKAPIENFKLTKPLVEGLIEVENANLNYIPRHLNFKNTTISLNFNNDDLFIKNIKLQSGKSIVFMEGSVNNFLNLYYTAPEKIVLNWKIRSPQLHLGEFLGFLGQRKQVAAVRKRSRTTNFTKEMNSLFEKSNVNMQLKVDKLYYKKFLATNATASILLSESGINLNNVSVQHAGGTATLNGKLYQQGKRNQYQFQTNVNNVDIQKFFYSFDNFGMQSFTSKNLKGYLTAKAAISGAITDSGDMVPGTMNGNLSFDIKKGALIGFDPIRNVGKFAFPLRDLNTITFTNLNGKFDIKGELVTINPMQINSSVLNMDIAGIYSFSKGTNIALDIPLRNPKNDKNIVDKEERKLRRKRGIVLHLLATDGDDGKIKIKWNGNRNKDNKEE; the protein is encoded by the coding sequence ATGACTGAAAAATTACCCTCAAAACGCTGGTTACCAAAAACTAATTTCCCCCGATGGCTTAGGATCACACTTCGCATTTTCGGGGCTTTTGTAGTACTCCTATTGCTTTCCTATATCGGTATTGCCTGGTATGTGAACGCGCATAAAAAAGAATTACTCGGAAAGATTACCGAAAAGCTAAATGAGAATATTGATGGGGAACTTACGATAGGCAGTATGGATCCTTCTTTCCTCAAAGGATTACCCAGAATATCACTCAACCTGAAAGATGTTGTCATCAAAGATGCCCAATGGAATGTCCATCAGCATACGTTACTCGATGCCAAAAACTTTGATGTTTCCGTCAATACTTTGGCGCTGCTGCGGGGAGCTGTCGAAATTCGCATCATTGAGATCAGCAATGCCAAAATCTACCTGTATACCGATGCTAATGGCTACAGCAACACCTCTATTTTTAAATCCAAAAGCAACGATACCAAAAAGGAATCATCCGATGGTGCCACCGAAATAAAACGTTTCTACCTCGATAATGTAAGCCTGGTGATTGACAACAAAAAGGGAAATAAGCTATTTCAGTTTGATGTTGATAAAATTGATGGCCGGATGGATTATTCTTTTTCCGACTGGGAAGCCAAAATCAATCTGAAAACCTATGCCCGAAGCTTGGCTTTTAATACCGTGCACGGCAGTTTTATCAAAGACAAACTGGTACAGGGAACCATTGCGGCGAATTATGATTCCGGAACCAAAAACATTACGGTTCTACCCAATAACCTTGATATCGGTGAAGACCGCTTCAATATCGGAGGAAAATTCAGCCTGGGAGATACAGCCGATTTTACCATCAATATCAAAACCAATATACTATGGCGCAATGCCTCTACCCTGCTTTCGCGGAATATCAGCCAGAAACTCGATCTTTTTAACCTCGAAAAACCAATTGATGTCAGCTGTGACCTTATTGGTAATTTTGATGCCGAAGGAGATCCCTCTATCGTAGTGACCGCCCAGGTTAAAGAGAATGTACTGACCATTCCGGATGCAACCATAAAAGAATGCAGCTTTACCGGCATTTTTACTAATGAATACGTGGCTGGCAAAGGATTTTCTGATGCCAATTCAGCTGTGAAATTATTGAATTTTGCTGGAAGCTATGAAGAGATTCCTTTTACCATGCAAAAAGCTTTTATCGTTGATTTTGATCATCCAATGGCAATTGGTGATTTTAAATCCAAATTTGACTTAAAAAAACTCAACAATATTATCGGGGATGACCTGCTTCAGTTTTACAACGGCAAAGCCAGCGTTGAAGTAACCTACAAGGCACCGATTGAAAACTTTAAGCTGACGAAACCATTGGTGGAAGGGCTTATTGAAGTTGAAAATGCCAACCTGAATTATATTCCACGACACCTGAATTTTAAAAATACAACGATCTCCCTGAATTTTAATAATGACGATCTTTTCATCAAGAACATAAAATTGCAAAGTGGTAAGAGTATCGTATTTATGGAAGGTAGTGTGAACAATTTCCTGAACCTCTATTATACCGCTCCCGAAAAGATTGTACTGAACTGGAAGATCCGCAGCCCACAGCTGCATTTGGGGGAATTCCTGGGTTTCCTGGGACAACGCAAGCAGGTGGCGGCAGTACGTAAAAGAAGCCGGACGACTAATTTTACCAAAGAGATGAACTCCCTTTTTGAAAAAAGCAATGTCAATATGCAGCTGAAAGTAGACAAACTCTATTATAAAAAATTCCTCGCCACCAACGCTACAGCTTCCATTTTGCTTTCCGAATCGGGTATTAACCTCAACAATGTATCGGTACAGCATGCCGGTGGTACAGCAACGCTAAATGGTAAACTCTATCAGCAGGGCAAACGCAACCAGTACCAATTTCAGACAAATGTCAATAATGTCGATATCCAAAAATTCTTCTATTCGTTTGATAATTTTGGGATGCAGTCCTTTACGTCCAAAAACCTGAAAGGCTACCTGACAGCCAAAGCCGCCATTTCGGGAGCCATCACCGATTCCGGGGATATGGTTCCGGGTACTATGAATGGAAACCTGAGCTTTGACATAAAAAAAGGCGCACTAATCGGATTCGACCCTATTCGCAATGTCGGTAAGTTTGCCTTTCCGCTGCGTGACCTCAACACCATCACTTTTACCAACCTGAATGGCAAATTTGATATCAAAGGGGAATTGGTCACAATCAATCCGATGCAAATCAATTCCAGTGTCCTGAATATGGACATTGCCGGAATCTACTCCTTTTCAAAAGGAACCAATATAGCCCTGGATATCCCGCTCCGGAATCCGAAAAACGATAAAAATATTGTAGATAAGGAAGAACGGAAGCTCCGTCGGAAACGAGGCATTGTATTACACCTGTTGGCGACCGATGGTGATGATGGAAAGATCAAGATCAAATGGAACGGCAACCGGAACAAAGACAATAAAGAGGAATAA